From Methanocella paludicola SANAE, a single genomic window includes:
- a CDS encoding helix-turn-helix transcriptional regulator: MSLVLLCALSLAAPTLAQSTVVKVELFPNGDARWTTEKVFSLDTQEDIIEWDAIAAQGRDKYLAEFEARMKDYVARISGTIGRAMAVNDVEVSVEKNQPYAMLDNTSRSYGVIRYEFTWTGFAMTGGDSLEVGDSFVDGFLLSEGDSISFTLPSGYEIDSISPDQYDYKKSYQPQVKWSVDVTNDTVSDVMLFQSGEPSIIMQKTASAAFAIEWWMLIPAMAVSAALGFGAAYLFMNRRPRPVEAPPVPDLIMPDAGTAEPEVLPVPDEGRFLSDEERIVRYLEEAGGQMFQSDLVRKTDFSKSKLSMVLSDLKEKGTIIKIKKGKENLIRLNRPPAEGPKE, from the coding sequence ATGTCGCTCGTGCTGCTCTGTGCCCTCTCATTAGCGGCACCCACGCTGGCGCAGTCGACCGTCGTCAAGGTCGAACTGTTCCCGAACGGCGACGCCCGGTGGACGACCGAGAAAGTGTTCTCGCTGGATACGCAGGAAGACATCATCGAATGGGACGCGATCGCAGCACAGGGCAGGGATAAGTACCTTGCCGAGTTCGAGGCCCGGATGAAGGACTACGTGGCGAGGATCAGCGGAACGATCGGCAGGGCCATGGCCGTTAACGACGTCGAAGTGTCGGTCGAGAAAAATCAGCCCTACGCCATGCTGGATAACACCTCCCGCTCTTACGGCGTCATCCGCTACGAGTTCACCTGGACCGGCTTCGCAATGACCGGCGGCGATTCCCTGGAAGTCGGGGACTCTTTCGTCGACGGCTTCTTATTGAGCGAGGGCGACTCCATCTCCTTTACGCTGCCCTCCGGCTACGAGATCGACAGCATTTCGCCGGACCAGTACGATTATAAGAAATCTTACCAGCCTCAGGTCAAATGGTCTGTGGACGTGACCAATGACACGGTGTCGGACGTCATGCTATTCCAGTCTGGCGAACCATCCATCATCATGCAAAAGACGGCATCCGCGGCGTTCGCCATCGAGTGGTGGATGCTGATCCCCGCCATGGCCGTTTCGGCCGCCCTCGGCTTCGGGGCCGCATACCTTTTCATGAATCGCAGGCCCCGGCCCGTGGAGGCGCCCCCCGTGCCCGATCTGATCATGCCCGACGCTGGCACTGCGGAGCCCGAGGTGCTTCCGGTGCCGGACGAGGGCCGATTCCTGTCCGACGAGGAGCGCATCGTCAGGTACCTTGAAGAGGCGGGCGGCCAGATGTTCCAGTCGGACCTCGTGAGGAAGACCGACTTTTCGAAGTCCAAGCTGAGCATGGTGCTCTCGGACCTCAAGGAGAAGGGCACGATCATCAAGATCAAAAAGGGTAAGGAGAATTTAATACGCTTGAACAGGCCTCCCGCGGAAGGGCCCAAAGAATGA
- a CDS encoding rubrerythrin family protein — MKRATAQSMRNAFGAECAAHMRYLLFSDQAAFENFPNIARLFRALAFSEKVHASSHYRQTKELLGEYCVNFSAPFILNRTVDNLTKAFESEKEESEEYYQPLAAGARSQGEMHAAQSFEWLAQVEKAHSDMVRRALDALEHAAEDPEIGELYVCDICGLVMEEKPPENCPVCRAKQFRFRLIE, encoded by the coding sequence ATGAAAAGGGCCACGGCTCAAAGCATGAGGAACGCCTTCGGCGCCGAGTGCGCTGCGCACATGCGCTATCTGCTTTTTTCTGATCAGGCAGCTTTTGAGAATTTCCCCAACATCGCCCGGCTTTTTCGCGCCCTCGCATTTTCCGAGAAGGTTCACGCATCATCCCACTACCGTCAGACAAAGGAGCTGCTTGGCGAATATTGTGTAAATTTTTCAGCGCCGTTCATTCTGAATCGCACCGTCGATAACCTGACTAAAGCGTTCGAGAGCGAGAAGGAGGAGAGCGAGGAATATTACCAGCCCCTGGCCGCCGGCGCCCGGTCCCAGGGAGAGATGCACGCCGCCCAGAGCTTCGAGTGGTTGGCGCAGGTGGAAAAAGCGCACTCGGACATGGTACGACGAGCGCTCGATGCGCTGGAGCACGCAGCCGAAGACCCGGAGATCGGTGAGCTCTACGTCTGCGACATTTGCGGGCTCGTCATGGAGGAAAAACCGCCCGAGAACTGCCCGGTGTGCAGGGCAAAGCAATTCAGGTTCCGGCTCATAGAATGA
- a CDS encoding M24 family metallopeptidase, translated as MSSGTKSGCGEPILLVSESYHSADMYYASGFLAPDRFVYLCQDDKKYLFVSQMEFERAKKEAKVKNVHSMEEYDYMGRLRALRDPELALVDTLAAIFASLKIKKARVPVDFPLLTADLLRAKSIEVIPAPRLFDEARSVKAPDEIEKIKKAQAVNEMAMEHAISIIEASKPVNGVLHYEGKPLTSEFLQSEVDLVFVRNGYDTTDSIVAAGPGSADPHFSGAGPIKENEPIVIDIYPYGKKGRYWADMTRTVVKGRPSPEVQKMYDAVLGAQNVALNAIKAGVTGKQVHDMVCDYFEKLGYGTTRTGAAEGFIHSTGHGVGINIHEYPSIGDAGLEPLKPGQVVTVEPGLYIKGIGGVRIEDMVVVTDKGNINLTKAPKKLVV; from the coding sequence ATGAGCAGTGGAACTAAAAGCGGCTGTGGAGAGCCGATATTGCTCGTAAGTGAAAGCTACCACAGCGCGGATATGTACTATGCATCGGGATTCCTGGCCCCGGACCGGTTCGTCTATCTCTGCCAGGACGATAAGAAATACCTCTTTGTCAGCCAGATGGAGTTCGAGAGGGCGAAGAAAGAGGCAAAGGTCAAGAACGTTCATTCGATGGAAGAATACGATTACATGGGCCGGCTGAGGGCCCTCCGTGACCCCGAACTGGCGCTGGTCGACACGCTGGCCGCCATTTTCGCGTCCTTAAAGATCAAAAAGGCGAGAGTTCCGGTCGATTTTCCGTTATTGACGGCCGACCTGCTGAGGGCTAAGAGCATCGAGGTCATCCCGGCGCCCCGGCTGTTCGACGAGGCCCGCTCGGTCAAGGCGCCCGACGAGATCGAGAAGATCAAGAAGGCGCAGGCCGTGAACGAGATGGCCATGGAACACGCCATAAGCATCATCGAGGCCTCGAAGCCCGTGAACGGCGTGCTACATTACGAGGGCAAGCCCCTTACCTCGGAGTTCCTGCAAAGCGAGGTCGACCTCGTGTTCGTCAGGAACGGTTACGATACCACGGACAGCATCGTGGCGGCAGGGCCGGGATCAGCTGACCCGCACTTTTCCGGGGCAGGGCCCATAAAAGAGAATGAGCCAATCGTCATCGATATTTACCCGTACGGCAAGAAGGGCCGCTACTGGGCGGACATGACGAGGACGGTCGTCAAGGGCAGGCCCTCGCCCGAGGTACAAAAAATGTACGACGCGGTCCTGGGAGCGCAGAACGTGGCGCTGAACGCGATCAAAGCCGGCGTCACGGGCAAGCAGGTCCACGACATGGTCTGCGACTACTTCGAGAAGCTCGGCTACGGCACGACAAGGACGGGCGCGGCCGAGGGATTCATCCACTCGACGGGCCACGGCGTGGGGATCAACATCCACGAGTACCCGTCCATCGGCGACGCGGGCCTCGAGCCCCTGAAGCCGGGGCAGGTCGTCACCGTCGAGCCGGGCCTGTACATCAAGGGCATCGGCGGAGTACGCATCGAGGACATGGTCGTGGTCACGGATAAGGGCAACATCAACCTGACAAAGGCGCCCAAGAAGCTGGTGGTCTGA
- a CDS encoding tRNA uridine(34) 5-carboxymethylaminomethyl modification radical SAM/GNAT enzyme Elp3 codes for MDKVSAACRELVSLIVSGDVSTQAELNKAKKMVSIAHGLSSLPRNSDILREAGEDYDAVLGILQKRPVRTMSGVAVVAVMTSPHKCPHGKCVPCPGGVDSVFNSPQSYTGAEPAALRAIQENYDPYRQVTARLSQLRQIGHELDKAELIVMGGTITARPLDYQQWFVKRCLDAMNDFGVDPVHTKYLEDAQAANEEAAVRDVAMTFETRPDWCRTAHIDRMLDMGVTKVELGVQSTYDFILKRIERGHTVADSEEANRALRDSAIKVGFHMMPGLPGSGFDRDLRMFEAVFSDPRFCPDYLKIYPTLVTRGTRLYDMWERGEYTPYSSEEAALLLARMKERLPKWVRLQRIQRDIPVKHIAAGVVKSNVRQLAGDILRSEGKECRCIRCREIGHKAMKGLKGDPGSVRLDVVKYEACGGAEHFISFEEPNIDALVGFTRLRFPSRPHRPELENAALVRELHVYGRMVPIGQSNENWQHRGYGVELLSKATDMARDAGYGKLAVMSGIGARPYYKKLGFERDGPFMSIRIRA; via the coding sequence ATGGATAAAGTGAGTGCTGCCTGCCGGGAGCTGGTCTCGCTTATTGTTTCGGGGGACGTATCCACCCAGGCCGAGCTAAATAAGGCCAAGAAGATGGTGAGCATAGCCCATGGCCTGTCCAGCCTGCCTCGCAACTCCGACATACTAAGGGAGGCCGGCGAGGACTATGATGCCGTGCTCGGGATACTCCAGAAGCGCCCTGTGCGGACGATGTCGGGCGTGGCCGTCGTGGCGGTCATGACCTCCCCGCACAAGTGCCCGCACGGCAAGTGCGTACCGTGCCCGGGCGGCGTGGACTCGGTGTTCAACTCGCCCCAGAGCTACACGGGCGCAGAGCCGGCGGCGCTGCGGGCCATCCAGGAGAACTACGACCCGTACCGCCAGGTCACCGCCCGCCTGAGCCAGCTACGGCAAATAGGCCACGAGCTGGACAAGGCCGAGCTGATCGTCATGGGCGGCACCATCACGGCCCGGCCGCTGGACTACCAGCAGTGGTTCGTGAAGCGCTGCCTGGACGCGATGAACGACTTTGGCGTCGACCCTGTTCATACTAAATACCTGGAGGACGCCCAGGCGGCGAACGAGGAAGCTGCGGTCAGGGACGTCGCGATGACGTTCGAGACCCGGCCCGACTGGTGCCGCACGGCGCACATCGACCGCATGCTGGACATGGGCGTGACGAAGGTCGAATTAGGCGTGCAGAGCACGTACGATTTCATCTTAAAGCGCATCGAGCGCGGCCACACGGTGGCCGACAGCGAAGAGGCGAACCGGGCGCTCCGGGACTCGGCCATCAAGGTCGGGTTCCACATGATGCCCGGGCTGCCGGGCTCGGGCTTCGACAGGGACCTGCGCATGTTCGAGGCGGTGTTCAGCGACCCGCGCTTTTGCCCCGATTACCTGAAGATCTACCCCACGCTCGTCACCAGAGGCACGAGGCTATACGACATGTGGGAGCGGGGCGAGTATACGCCCTATTCGAGCGAAGAAGCGGCCCTGCTGCTGGCCAGGATGAAGGAGCGCCTGCCGAAGTGGGTGCGGCTCCAGCGGATCCAGCGGGACATCCCGGTAAAGCACATTGCCGCCGGCGTCGTCAAGAGCAACGTGAGGCAACTCGCCGGGGATATCCTCCGCAGCGAGGGAAAGGAATGCCGCTGCATCCGGTGCCGGGAGATCGGGCACAAGGCCATGAAGGGCCTGAAAGGAGACCCGGGCTCGGTGAGGCTCGACGTGGTAAAATACGAGGCCTGCGGAGGCGCCGAACACTTCATATCATTCGAGGAGCCGAACATCGACGCGCTCGTCGGCTTCACCAGGCTCCGGTTCCCCTCGAGGCCCCATCGCCCGGAGCTTGAGAACGCCGCGCTGGTCAGGGAGTTGCACGTCTACGGCAGGATGGTGCCCATAGGCCAGAGCAACGAAAACTGGCAGCATAGGGGCTATGGCGTTGAGCTATTGAGCAAGGCGACGGACATGGCGAGAGATGCGGGCTACGGGAAGCTGGCGGTCATGAGCGGCATCGGCGCCAGGCCGTATTATAAGAAGCTCGGGTTCGAGAGGGACGGCCCCTTTATGTCCATACGTATACGGGCCTGA
- the map gene encoding type II methionyl aminopeptidase, with translation MDPEILEKYRKAGVILKEVRENAVSKVKKGAKLLDVANAIEAEIVEKGGKPAFPVNISINQEAAHDTPGLDDVREFGDDMVKVDIGVHIDGYIADTAVTVDLSGNPDLVKASRSALEQAIKIVKPGVNTSEIGAVIEETIEGFGFKPVYNLTGHGLERYVQHSEPAIPNKRIGQGVTLEAGQVIAIEPFATNGIGIVVEGPFIEIFSLLKVKPVRMPHERELLKQILEYNGLPFARRWLTGKFVDRSLTSLMRQGIVHGYPVLVEHQHGLVSQAEHTMIITEDGCELTT, from the coding sequence ATGGATCCGGAGATACTGGAGAAATACCGTAAGGCCGGCGTGATCCTGAAAGAAGTGAGGGAGAACGCCGTGTCGAAGGTAAAGAAGGGGGCTAAGTTACTGGACGTGGCGAACGCCATCGAGGCGGAGATCGTGGAGAAGGGCGGCAAGCCGGCCTTTCCCGTGAACATCTCCATCAACCAGGAGGCCGCGCATGACACGCCGGGCCTCGACGACGTGCGGGAGTTCGGCGACGATATGGTCAAGGTGGACATCGGCGTCCACATCGACGGCTACATCGCCGACACGGCGGTCACCGTCGACCTTTCGGGCAACCCGGACCTCGTCAAGGCGTCCAGGTCGGCCCTCGAGCAGGCCATCAAGATCGTCAAGCCGGGCGTGAACACCAGCGAGATCGGGGCCGTCATCGAGGAGACCATCGAGGGCTTCGGTTTCAAGCCGGTATACAATCTTACGGGCCACGGCCTGGAGCGATACGTCCAGCACTCGGAGCCGGCCATTCCGAACAAGCGCATCGGGCAGGGCGTGACGCTGGAGGCCGGCCAGGTCATCGCTATCGAGCCTTTCGCCACGAACGGCATCGGCATCGTGGTCGAGGGCCCGTTCATCGAGATCTTCAGCCTCCTGAAGGTGAAGCCGGTGCGCATGCCTCATGAAAGGGAGCTGCTCAAGCAGATACTGGAGTACAACGGCCTGCCATTCGCACGGCGCTGGCTCACCGGTAAGTTCGTCGACAGGTCGCTGACGTCGCTGATGAGGCAGGGCATCGTCCACGGCTACCCGGTGCTCGTGGAGCACCAGCACGGCCTGGTCTCCCAGGCGGAGCATACGATGATCATCACCGAGGACGGCTGCGAGCTGACGACTTGA